In one Gracilinanus agilis isolate LMUSP501 chromosome 6, AgileGrace, whole genome shotgun sequence genomic region, the following are encoded:
- the FANCF gene encoding Fanconi anemia group F protein codes for MELLLEQLELFAEVVAVSRSRHVDSWGRVAVRRALRWARYLRHVHGRFRHRGPIRAVLEEGLRRLRLRSQAGGGDAAHAGPCQELVPGPLRSFAGLGRGDELLALGLLENAALRGPALHELLRHLRPERVEPAPEAGDEDEAGLQDRLAGLARRRAASQLLLLLSPGPAQADPALRSTEAQLLLRRLHDEAEADPGAAAQLLDRLWAQLPRPRWLNVLATALLLRPDRAEGENQDEEDPGSPADPRQGAIASLLAWLLARPAALADLCRLLPPSLLVSLASRHSALAEACLGVLMNWGSRLHFNPVRGAWVGAGLEGLPWEELRDRFRCLCQAPAPLGDQARSLLDTCKARDGGFEAPGLSVWTDLLQDIDEGGETQEGGETQEGSETQDGGETREGSEAQQGSEASGSTRGDAPDSALSIQPQSSP; via the coding sequence ATGGAGCTACTGCTCGAGCAGCTGGAGCTCTTCGCTGAAGTGGTGGCGGTGTCCCGTTCCCGCCATGTGGACAGCTGGGGGCGCGTGGCCGTGCGGCGCGCGCTGCGCTGGGCCCGCTACCTGCGCCACGTGCACGGGCGCTTCCGCCACCGCGGCCCCATTAGGGCAGTGCTGGAGGAGGGGCTGCGCCGCCTACGGCTGCGGTCTCAGGCGGGTGGCGGGGATGCGGCCCACGCTGGGCCCTGCCAGGAGCTGGTACCAGGGCCCTTGCGGAGCTTCGCTGGCCTGGGGCGCGGGGACGAACTGCTGGCCCTGGGGCTGCTGGAGAACGCCGCGCTGCGAGGCCCTGCGCTGCATGAGCTGCTCCGGCACCTGCGGCCTGAGCGCGTGGAGCCCGCGCCTGAGGCCGGTGATGAGGACGAGGCAGGGCTGCAAGATCGCCTGGCTGGCTTGGCCCGCCGCAGGGCTGCCTCCCAGCTGCTTTTACTGCTCAGCCCAGGGCCTGCCCAGGCTGACCCCGCGCTGCGGAGCACCGAGGCCCAGCTACTGCTGCGGAGGCTTCATGATGAGGCGGAGGCAGATCCAGGGGCCGCGGCCCAGCTCCTGGATCGTCTGTGGGCCCAACTGCCCCGGCCCCGTTGGCTGAATGTGCTGGCCACCGCGCTCCTGCTGCGGCCGGACAGAGCTGAAGGTGAGAATCAAGATGAAGAGGATCCAGGGTCCCCGGCAGACCCCAGGCAAGGCGCCATCGCATCCCTGCTGGCCTGGCTCCTAGCTCGGCCTGCTGCACTAGCCGACCTCTGCCGCCTCCTGCCCCCCTCTCTCCTTGTTTCACTGGCTAGCCGTCACTCAGCGCTGGCAGAAGCCTGCCTGGGTGTGCTCATGAATTGGGGCAGCCGGCTGCATTTCAACCCAGTGCGGGGTGCCTGGGTCGGGGCTGGCCTCGAGGGACTCCCCTGGGAGGAACTCCGGGACCGCTTTCGATGCCTCTGCCAGGCCCCTGCCCCGCTAGGAGACCAGGCCCGATCTTTGCTGGACACCTGCAAAGCCCGGGACGGAGGCTTCGAAGCCCCGGGGCTCAGCGTGTGGACTGACCTGTTGCAAGACATTGATGAGGGGGGTGAAACCCAGGAGGGGGGTGAGACCCAGGAGGGGAGTGAGACCCAAGATGGGGGTGAGACCCGGGAGGGGAGTGAGGCCCAGCAGGGGAGTGAGGCCTCAGGGTCCACTCGTGGAGATGCTCCAGACTCTGCACTTAGCATCCAGCCCCAGAGTAGCCCTTGA